CGGGCCCGAAAGCAAGGTCCACAAGGCCTGGTTCGAAGCTTCCTTCGGCGAAAGGCTGCCGCCGTTCGACTGCATCACCCGAACCGGATGGCGGAGCTTGGCCTGCAGCCGCGTCAAATAGCGCGACATCTTCGGGGCGACGTAGGCGTTGACGCAGGTCGTGGAGATCCGTTCGTATTCCCGAAACTCGGGGCAGATCTCGGAAGAAAGCGAGATCGGCGCCTTCAGGGATTGAAGGGCCCGGGCCAAGCGCCGCTCGTGGGCCGGATCGGCGTAGGCGTGAAGTAGCCCGATGGCGAGAGCCTCGAAGCGGTGCTTTTTGAGCTCCCGGAGCAAGCGCTTCAGCTCGGCCTTTTCCAATTTCCGCAAAACCGCTCCACCCGGCCCCAGCCTTTCCGCGACGCCGAAGCGGAGCCGGCGCGGGACCAAAGCGGCGGGTCGCCAAGGCTCCAGCTCGTAGAGGCGGGGCCGGTTTTGCCGACCGATCTCGAGGACGTCTTCGAAACCGGCGGTCGTCAAAAGGGCGACCCGGGCGCCTCGGCGCTCGAGCAGGGCGTTGGTGGCCACCGTGCTGCCGTGGATCAGGAGGCAGGGCCCGGAGATCTTCATCTCGGCCAGGCCCTGGAGGATGGCGCGGGAGGGGTCGGCCGGGGTCGAGGGCCGCTTATGGCTGCGGAAACC
This genomic window from bacterium contains:
- a CDS encoding hydantoinase/oxoprolinase family protein, encoding MPRKGPFPGPSIVAVDTGGTFTDFFALSGGGFRSHKRPSTPADPSRAILQGLAEMKISGPCLLIHGSTVATNALLERRGARVALLTTAGFEDVLEIGRQNRPRLYELEPWRPAALVPRRLRFGVAERLGPGGAVLRKLEKAELKRLLRELKKHRFEALAIGLLHAYADPAHERRLARALQSLKAPISLSSEICPEFREYERISTTCVNAYVAPKMSRYLTRLQAKLRHPVRVMQSNGGSLSPKEASNQALWTLLSGPAGGALGALEILKRAGFDKALTLDIGGTSTDMSLIDGGLEWTSETVLGGCPIKTPMIRIDTIGAGGGSIARVDLGGVLKVGPESAGADPGPICYGRGGTQLTVTDAQVWLGRIP